The sequence below is a genomic window from Phoenix dactylifera cultivar Barhee BC4 chromosome 8, palm_55x_up_171113_PBpolish2nd_filt_p, whole genome shotgun sequence.
TTGCTTTCTATCATGATCATTTTCTCCATGATATAGCTTTCTGGATGGTTattccttccttctccttcagAAAATATTAGGCTTAACGctgccataatttttttttttaaactcatCAGTTTGGATGACTGACAAGTGACAATAAAACTTGTGCAATTTTGCTTATAGTTTGCATAAGTTGCTCAGATAAAGCTTTATATTAACATCTGGCCGAAACGATTTAGTGTGTCCTTTAACAACTAAGGCCTGGTATGCAGGAGGAGTTAAAGGGCAGTGGGATAACAACAAAACTAACCTGACTGCGCTTCAGAAGCACGTATCGTTCTTTGACCGGGACAAAGATGGGGTCATCTATCTAGAAGAGACCTACCAAGGTCTTCTTCTCTTCTATTATTTCTTCGTTTCATTTACTCCTGTACTATTTTggcatctttttctttccttttttcgttCAATCAACCAGTATTgatttatttgcttattgtttGTCAGGATTCCGTGCACTTGGGTTCGGTGTTGCCGTCTCCTCCGCGGCCTCCGTCGTAATCAACGGCTTCCTCAGTCCCATAACCAACAACGTACGATTGTTTCTCCTTCCTCTCGGCCCTCTTTCTTCCCTTCCCACAATATTACGTGCTTAACGTATATGAGTACCAGTCCATGACTACTAAGTAGTAACTACGAACACCCCTGGAGAAATAAATCCAAAGATCTCGAGCCAAACTTTACATGGATTTTTCCGCCCACAATACTAGTAACTATTTTGAATTAGTTTACCAGCTAAGTCATCGAGCATCCACACCCCAAACAGCTCTATTAAAATTTTCACTTCATAACAAACTCAGAAGTTGGAGCCCCCCGAAAGTTATGGTTGTGTTCACTGAAGATCCCTAAACTACTGTACAACAAAATCTTAGTAACTGAGATTTCTTAGCGTAATCTATAACAAAAGTATGAATTTTTGCTGGTAATCTAAAAAAATAACTCCTAATGAGGCAAATTTGCCTTTCTTAATATTGACAAATCCCTGAACGTACTGGGAATTAACGTTAATGGTATCAAGTTTTATTTGTATCAGCAACCCATTATTGACCTTGCTAACATTCGTAATTgaaattattttgaaaatacataaagtataacaaataaaatagaaatcatGAAACCTTAAATGTTAAAGCTTGTCGAGTTCATGAATTTCTTCGAGCATGACTGATTGCTTTATCTTTCGTTTTCTGAATTAGGGTTATTTTTCAGAAAGAAGTATcagctcctctctctctctctctctctctctctcccgttaaaattaaaaatagtcaCCATAGGGCACTCAACCATCATGAATTAATTATGGAGAATTTGTGCATTAGCTTTTGTGACACTTTacatttctttgttaattataaTCATTTCTTAggtcctttttggttctttggacaaaattttcataattcATAATTTATATTGTCGTGTATGCAGGGATCAATACCAGCAATCTTTCTCCCTGTTCTTGTGGCCAacattcaaaaaggcatacaTGGAAGCGACACTGGTGCCTATGACACTGAGGGCAGGTAGCATTAAATATATTGTTTATTACTATTTTTACTAAAAGAAGAATAATTCCTTTCTAAAGCTGTATTTAATTATTGAATAATTTTGAAGGAATAAGAAAAAGTTATTTTAATAGGGCTTATGTTGTGGAGcagaggatcttgatgtttggttgAGAGGATAATTAGAAAGGGAATAAAGTGCATTGGGTTTTGTGTTAGATTTGAATTTCATCACATAACATTACCCTCCCACTTTTGTTTGGATAAAAGAGTGAATAAGGGAAAAGGATAATCCGAGGGAATAAGACAGACATCATAGAAATTCCACCCCCTGGTGGAATGTCCAATTTTCGCTGACTAGGGAATAAGATACCTGTTAGAGGATAGTCTATTTGTGACATAAAATGGTTCTTTGGATGGAATAGAGCAGAATAGGTGTCTTATTCCATCCCTCTTCCACCTTTTGAACAGGGCAAAAGATTATATGGACAACTATCGAATTATAGTAGTTGTTAgtatctttgattttttttgggtacacaaACTGATTCTATCAAAATGCAAACCACCAAGTATATGTAGATCTATGGAATGTGAATATTGTATATGTAAATTTCTATTAGTATAGATGTCTACCTTTTGATTTTATTCATTTTACTCCAAATAGAatcttgaaaataaaaaatatatacagcTTCCTGTGAAAGCATATGAAAAGCTGTTGGAGGAAGGGATTTTGAACTAACCATAGAGAAAATTATGAGAGCATTTCTGCATATAGAATGTCTTATGATCGAGTTATTATTCTAATAGCTAGATAGAAGCCTAGGCATGGGATATTTGCAATTTATGCAAGTTTAGCTTAGGACATCCATAGCAATTATGACAAAAAATAGCAGAAACTAATAATACAAGATCCAAATTTTTACATTGTTCGCACTCAAGTGAaatctttcttacaaacttcaaCTCCTTGAAAAGAAATGACCTTCACTTTTAACACaaatttgtttttttggtaATTGATTAATAAGAAAAAACTTCCAAAGAAGATCTTCCAAGAAAATTGCTCTTGGGGAAGCTCCTCATTTTCCTAGTTCTATGGTTTTGTTTTTCCCCTTAGCCTCTTCTTCTAGTTCTTTTTCTCAAGAATTAACCTCTTTCCTTCACAATCTCTTGAACAGAAATACCTTGGCTTGCTTGCACAATTAAGCAGTGGTGTTTCTCAAAACAATTAAACAATAACTTCTTTTTTTGCATGGGTGCCAACAAAACTGCAAATCCCTTATGATCTTGTGCAGATTGTGAAAGCAAACCCAATAAGTTAAAATGGGAGAGGAAACAAGTGCTAACCCCAGTCCTATATGGACATAAAGTCTAAATATGCCTACTAAAATAGAATAAACATTCCATGactctccattttcatcaactaGAAATATTACTTTTCACTTGATCTTGCACCTAATTAGCAGACTACCTCCTCAATTTTAGGTGTTAAGGAATTACAAGATCTTTCTTGATAAGAGATCTAATTTCTAACTTCAAATAGCTTTAACTCAATGACATTCATAATCACATATGGGTCAATTAGAACTCCATAAATCTCACTGCTATCACCACTAAACGAAAAGATGCTTTATTTACAAGCATTGACTTCTGATGTCTTCTAAGCATCGAAGTGCTGACAATTTATTTGCAGATATTATACAttccaaagaaatattttctgAAATTTATCTTGCTTTATTGAACTTATATTTAGTACCATACCCAATAAGACACCAAAAAAAGTAAGAAAAAGAATATGGAATTCTAGCACAAGTAAACCACAAAATCTTTTAAAGaaaatacaaaaagaagattagggcatcGAAAGTCATAACCAAGGTATGCCGGCTCGGTATCAGGCCttataccggtgccacactatcaCTGTGTTCGTACGGTACAGCATATCGAGTGTTGGTACGCCCCCCGTATTATATACTGATATAGTATAGTATGCTTCCTGGTTTGGTATGGTGCGATACATATGTCTCATATTACCTGGTTCGGTATGATATGGCGTACCATGGTCATAACCATGAGTTATTCATGAAGAAAGTGGAAAGTTAACAGTTTTAATAATGTAGTTAGAAAACAGAAGCTAACACTATGATTGgacaattattttattttattttattttgagggAAAACTAGTGTTGATTTGTACAATTTtctgaattctgaaaatgaaagaaaagaaaagcaagtgCCCATGTTTTAAGCGTACATGATACAAGTTGGAACTGAGAAGTAATAAGAAGCTAGTTTCTCTATTTGATAATCAGTGTTAAGGAAAAAAACTACCGCTTCATTCTTTGTAGGTCACCTTATATGAGTGTTCCATTGTTGAGGTGATACCTTGTGAAAAGTGTATATATTCAAGTGATTTTCCAATTAATGAAGTTTGTTTCCTTTCATTTGATACAAGAATCTGAGATCATTTTCCTAAGCATCAATTGACATTATCATTGTCTTGCCCTTTCTCCTCTTATCGAAGTGCTAAACAATCGTATCCTGTAAgtttcattaatttttttttaatataaactaCATGATCTTTGAAACATCAATTTTGGCAACCATTacataaatatgctcaaaatggAGTTTCTATATGGAAATTGTTTTGATAGTTTAATGCGAATACTAATTAAACAGTGTAGATGCTAACTTAAAGATGTGTAGCAAATAGTTTTTATTTTCAATATGAAGCACTTTATTCAGGTAGCTGAATAATACGTAATTCACAAGTTTTATGCCTAAAATAGAGTTTGTGTGTAAATATAATGATTGTGGAGATTACAGAGCACagaggaacataatttttattgtCATTAGAAACCTTAATAGTAAAATGAGTAAAGATTATGCAAGAGTATACTTCTTCGGATATTCTCTTAGCAGCAAGGTATgtcgtctcggtaccggaccccgtacTGGTGCCTCCTTATTAGTACGTCGGTACGCTTGGTATGGGGGCCGATTCGGCATACTGAGAGTCAGTATACTCTCCGTACTGCTTATCAGTATGGCACAATGCGTTCCATACCATCTGGTTCGGTACAGTATAGTATATCTTGCTTAGCAACAAGAGCCTTGTTTATAAATGTCGAGGGGCATGTTGAGAATTTCAATTAGTATAGGATTCAGAATACCTCGTGCTGTCCGGTTCGGTACGATATGGCATACCTTTCTTAGTCGCATGAGCCTTGCTTATAAATATTGAGGGGCATGTAATTGAGAAGGCCAATTAGCATAAGACTAGTTGCTTTATTATATGTAACCTTATTGTTGAATCAACCTTTTTAGAGAATATTCGTTAATGGCCAACATGATTCTTTTGTTCAAGGAAGCAAATCATTGCAGAGACCCTAACCTTTTCCGTTGAACAATATGTTCTCAGCATAGAAATTCTTTTGTATTTGCTGAGTTACTTTCAGTAAAGAGCCTCATTAGACAAGTCAGATGACTTAGCAACTATTGCATTATCTTAAGCCATGTTTACAACTCATTTTAGACTTGGACATATCAGAGCTTTCTTGTCTGATAAGATTAGTAGCATAGAATTACTATAACAATTGTAGAGAAAATTTTACTTGCATAACTAATAAATATTCCACTATGCCAGAAACTTTCTGGCCAACACAATATACATTGGTCCAAGCTCAAGGCAATAAATTATAAATGAGTTCCTGTTGACATCCAGATAACCGAAATTAGTAATAAatcaaatttgtttttttttaaaaaaaacactcTCATTGCCCTTCTACAGTGATGTTTATAATTCTAAATTTGGTAATTTATGTATAATTGTTGGTTATAGtaataatttcttaaattaactaattttttttttgtatggtaGAAATTTTTTAGTATCATATTTTTGTTAAATTTGTAGTACATATacacacaatatatatatacatatacatatagtaTCGAGCTGGGCTGGGTTAGGTAACTAGGCTCAAAAATTACTGGCCCAAGCTCGGCGTGATTTTAAATCAAGTCTAAAGTTTTTGTCCCAAGCACAACCCAGCACATAGAAATACTAGCCCAACATTGTCATAATGTGGGCTGGGTCGAGCAGGCCATGGGCTGGCCCAACCCAGTTTTCCTTTTGTTTAAAGTTGCATCCAGAAATCAGGGTATTTGTTATTAGTCTTTCACCAAACCCCGCCACCCACCCGCCccccacttcttttttttttctttgtccttcGTTAAATAATTTTctacttctttttcttcatgaATAGGCTAGGTTCTTGCTTATCCCTCCTCTTCCATGCTCATGTTAAAAAAACcaagggggaaaaaaattacTCTGAACTTCCTGTCCCTTGTCCTCCTTTTCATTACGATGATGTTATCGCATCTTGATATTCTAATGGTGGCTGGTTCTTCATTTCTTGTCAGAACTCCATTAATTTTTTCAAACCTTAGGTTGCTTGTAGTATTATAGAAGACTTGTTTGAAGGATACCAGCAAGTGATGCGAATTTGCTCACTCATAAGTTGATATACATGTGATGATAAACCAAAACTAATAAGAAACCAATTAATGAGAACATATTCTTTGCAAGGATCATTTCATTCTCTACAGGtccttgttcttttcttttgttgtttatttttcTGGTCTTTGATATAGTTTTACAGACACCTATAGGAAAAGTTTTGTTATTGCTTCCCTATAATTCATGGTTTGGTGACTTTCATACTCGGAGAAAGTAGAGTAGGGAACCCAGCAGCAAAGGGACATCCCcaactttttattcttttaagtAAAAATTTACACTATTAGTTTTGCACATTTGCGGTTCTCTATTATAATTTACGGGTTTCGTCCACATGTCACTATAATTGGGTCTTTGAGATAATATGTTCTTATGTTAACTTGTCACTATTAGTTTCGCACATTCGTGATTCTCTATCATTATTAGAGTATTGCATCGGGTAATTTTATTTTCTCATAACATTATTTAAGTTGTGCAGAAATGTGTTTCAATTTTTAtattgtcttgtgattaattacTAAAAACTTCACTAGCAAATTAACCTATTTGCGCAACATGTCAATTGGATTATCTATTAGCAGTTTCACTCTAGTTTACTCTGTCATACTTCAAGATCACACTATGATGTTCTGTTCTATGGCTCACCTTCCCATCTAGTGTAATCAATATTCATTATCTCTTTTACTAAAACTTTTAGAGAAGTgagaattatttttctttatctcaaattctTGACTAGACATAATCTATACAATTTGCAGGTTTGATTCTGAAATGTTCGAGGAGATCTTTCAGAAGCATGCACACACCAACCCTAATGCACTAACATCTGATGAGTTGAATGAGATGCTCAAAGCGAATCAACAACCTAATGACTTCCAAGGAAGGTGGGTTTTCTTGAATTAATAGAAGCTACGAATATAGGAGGCTCATTACTTTAGAATTTTAGTCACATTATAAGCAAATATCAGTCATTCTCATTGGTCCCATATCCATTCTCACTTTGCAATTTGTTGCAGGGTTGCTAGCCGCTCAGAATGGGAGGCTTTATTCTCTCTCGCTAAGGATGATAATGGATTGCTTCAAAAGGACATTCTAAGATCTTTCTATGATGGAAGCCTGTTTTATAAATTGGAGgggaagagaaagtctctcaaATGAAAGCATGAATGCGATAGCTGAAGAGCGGATTGTAGCTTATTAATGCCAATGCACTTATTGCTTGAAATATTGTTTTGGAATGATCATATAGGTTAAAAAATTGTTCCTACTGCTCACAATTTCATAATTCTCGATCTCT
It includes:
- the LOC120111662 gene encoding probable peroxygenase 5 isoform X1, yielding MPFLADFVAFRGLEIHLDSIRRPPINRLFWLIGGVKGQWDNNKTNLTALQKHVSFFDRDKDGVIYLEETYQGFRALGFGVAVSSAASVVINGFLSPITNNGSIPAIFLPVLVANIQKGIHGSDTGAYDTEGRFDSEMFEEIFQKHAHTNPNALTSDELNEMLKANQQPNDFQGRVASRSEWEALFSLAKDDNGLLQKDILRSFYDGSLFYKLEGKRKSLK
- the LOC120111662 gene encoding probable peroxygenase 5 isoform X2 → MTKLSCASYLLLLLLIVFPGGVKGQWDNNKTNLTALQKHVSFFDRDKDGVIYLEETYQGFRALGFGVAVSSAASVVINGFLSPITNNGSIPAIFLPVLVANIQKGIHGSDTGAYDTEGRFDSEMFEEIFQKHAHTNPNALTSDELNEMLKANQQPNDFQGRVASRSEWEALFSLAKDDNGLLQKDILRSFYDGSLFYKLEGKRKSLK